A portion of the Helicoverpa zea isolate HzStark_Cry1AcR chromosome 25, ilHelZeax1.1, whole genome shotgun sequence genome contains these proteins:
- the LOC124642815 gene encoding WAS/WASL-interacting protein family member 3-like has protein sequence MGQIFMRKCHPDPGDPPPPPPPPPIPPQTPCEVQKLAQLKAKKAKLKKCVPICKPPPPPPKAKPCEDQGCLCIERVKHPFYPNPCELNQQIKCVVERVLPGRPRCVYFNEKGIDHNPVGVPCRRDPPPASAPPRPLTTCEQQKKIREAYLARYRKNREW, from the coding sequence ATGGGTCAAATCTTCATGAGAAAATGTCATCCGGACCCAGGAGacccaccaccaccaccaccaccaccgcCTATCCCGCCGCAAACACCATGTGAAGTACAAAAACTCGCGCAGTTGAAAGCTAAGAAGGCAAAATTGAAGAAATGTGTACCAATCTGCaaaccaccaccaccaccaccaaaAGCCAAACCCTGCGAAGACCAGGGCTGTCTCTGCATCGAGCGAGTGAAACACCCATTCTACCCAAACCCCTGCGAACTTAACCAACAGATTAAGTGCGTTGTCGAAAGAGTCCTTCCTGGAAGACCTCGATGTGTGTACTTTAATGAAAAAGGGATAGACCACAATCCTGTGGGTGTTCCATGTAGACGAGACCCTCCACCTGCATCAGCACCACCCCGTCCGCTTACCACTTGTGAACAACAAAAGAAGATCAGAGAAGCATACCTAGCTAGATACCGAAAAAATAGGGAATGGTAA
- the LOC124642832 gene encoding glutamic acid-rich protein-like, which produces MRKMADDKYVDNSPRSSNVDSLIEKLRVEISNDSEDDFMNTRRLTIQSTANRADMTNETTHDIDKEITELENLIKRLQAEIVEMTESASKPLNEYYPDDALNEENSFIIRDQDQGERHLSPLVKNDINDENDFKIRKHGSDVIFPVILKDNGLLNEQEKLFAEKMSNPPTVVSKDADTDSEAIDGVRRNFSVLWDDTPNSNDTNSIPNPIISEMQPKPLIDPALEQAIPVGDLKFVSNISKPPDKTTTIIAQVEPPTNIDKIHDDDDEEAAKNFDEDHNQDIENTNSSPTANDDISKIETSSFSSLSVNDNISKIETLSLSEIVNEHGSEDLPVTLNNEAIIQSDQVKTLPGGAENLTTVTTDPKIADSNRSPSSESKKSILKLSKKDLHAAPPSNTTEQIISTILPKDNLNTNQEATKTPAKPVSKSESNDSGIMKTVNKKLRKLVGKVSKASIDSNKNETKTQNSSTSDSDMSKKNRKSASKAKSKDSLTQDEKGKNKTIHESKSSTNNKETATAKPHRSSNSAHKGSHKTGKVKSKSSLSQSSIDNPNSRNESEGKIKAIKSKSIKSLNSAKDLISKVVTKHVENKDNIAKENVLNTVNTKIPINATEGPQIVDTENIFAKSEINSTQIPVTVTKAVSNADVIPKTYSGLTEDSIADSKDESAKLEAAKEVNTMIVTEDFGSNAVEEDLEGEEDLMDEEDLPNDNDSTPGDEQEDEMLDCVDDDDEENPYDVD; this is translated from the coding sequence ATGCGGAAAATGGCTGACGACAAGTACGTAGACAACAGTCCACGTAGCTCCAATGTTGATTCATTAATAGAGAAGCTAAGGGTGGAAATATCCAATGACTCTGAAGATGACTTCATGAATACAAGAAGACTGACTATTCAGTCTACAGCAAACAGAGCAGACATGACGAATGAGACTACCCACGACATCGATAAAGAAATAACTGAACTAGAGAACCTAATTAAAAGGTTACAAGCAGAAATTGTTGAGATGACCGAATCTGCGAGCAAACCTTTAAATGAATATTACCCTGATGATGCTTTAAATGAAGAAAACAGCTTTATCATCAGGGATCAGGATCAGGGAGAACGGCACTTGTCACCTCTAGTGAAAAATGACATAAACGAcgaaaacgattttaaaattagaaaacaCGGATCGGATGTCATCTTCCCGGTCATATTGAAAGACAATGGCTTGTTAAATGAACAAGAAAAACTGTTTGCAGAAAAAATGTCAAACCCCCCGACAGTTGTTTCTAAAGACGCAGACACTGATAGTGAAGCTATAGATGGCGTAAGACGCAATTTTTCAGTACTGTGGGATGATACGCCAAATTCAAATGACACAAATTCTATACCTAATCCAATCATTAGCGAAATGCAACCAAAACCCTTAATAGATCCGGCCTTGGAACAAGCAATACCGGTAGGTGACCTGAAGTTTGTGAGCAATATATCGAAACCACCAGATAAGACTACAACAATAATTGCCCAAGTGGAACCACCTACTAATATTGACAAAATTCACGATGATGACGACGAAGAAGCAGCTAAAAATTTTGATGAAGATCACAATCAAGACATTGAAAATACGAATTCTAGCCCAACTGCCAACGAtgatatttcaaaaatagaaacTAGTAGTTTTTCTAGCTTATCTGTGAAtgacaatatttcaaaaatagaaacatTAAGTCTTTCAGAAATTGTCAATGAGCACGGATCCGAAGATCTACCTGTAACATTGAATAATGAAGCTATTATTCAGAGTGATCAAGTTAAGACCTTACCCGGTGGTGCGGAGAACCTTACCACTGTTACTACAGACCCAAAAATCGCAGATTCTAACAGATCACCATCTTCAGAATCTAAAAAATCTATTCTCAAACTAAGCAAGAAAGATTTACACGCGGCTCCTCCTAGTAATACAACTGAACAAATAATATCAACCATACTCCCTAAAGATAATCTAAATACTAACCAAGAGGCAACTAAAACTCCCGCAAAACCTGTTTCAAAATCTGAAAGCAATGACAGTGGCATAATGAAAACTGTCAACAAGAAATTGCGTAAACTTGTGGGTAAAGTTAGTAAAGCTTCTATAGATAGCAACAAAAATGAAACTAAGACTCAAAATTCTTCGACATCAGATAGTGATATGTCAAAAAAGAATCGGAAATCTGCTTCTAAGGCAAAAAGTAAAGATTCGCTGACACAAGACGAGAAgggtaaaaacaaaactatacaTGAATCAAAGTCTTCCACTAATAATAAAGAAACAGCTACTGCCAAACCTCATAGGAGCTCAAATTCCGCCCATAAAGGCTCTCACAAGACAGGAAAGGTAAAGTCTAAATCATCTCTTTCTCAATCCAGTATTGATAACCCCAATTCTAGGAATGAGAGTGAGGgcaaaataaaagcaataaagTCAAAATCTATCAAGTCTTTGAATTCTGCTAAAGATTTGATATCAAAAGTCGTAACCAAACATGTTGAGAACAAAGATAATATAGCGAAGGAAAATGTACTAAATACAGTCAATACCAAAATACCTATCAACGCGACTGAAGGTCCTCAGATTGTGGacactgaaaatatatttgctAAAAGTGAGATTAATTCAACTCAAATACCTGTCACCGTCACAAAGGCAGTCAGTAACGCCGATGTGATTCCAAAGACTTACTCAGGCCTTACAGAAGATTCAATAGCTGATAGTAAAGATGAATCTGCAAAATTAGAAGCTGCAAAAGAAGTGAACACAATGATAGTAACAGAAGATTTTGGTTCTAATGCGGTAGAAGAAGATTTGGAGGGCGAGGAAGATCTAATGGATGAAGAGGATTTGCCTAATGATAACGATTCGACGCCGGGTGATGAACAAGAAGACGAAATGTTGGATtgtgttgatgatgatgatgaagaaaacCCTTACGACGTAGACTGA